One Phaseolus vulgaris cultivar G19833 chromosome 11, P. vulgaris v2.0, whole genome shotgun sequence genomic window carries:
- the LOC137822759 gene encoding putative pentatricopeptide repeat-containing protein At1g53330, giving the protein MSTPKPISSFRLSSLLRSQKDPSVALQLFLNPNPDHPSPRPFRHSLRSYNLIITKLAQAKMFPQMEQLLNQLHTQTRFTTPEPLLRHVIASYARARLPSRALRTFLSIPSPSLRSFNSLLHALLLCRDFPSLTRLLPHLPRFRGPDACSYNILIRACSLTDDHHRAWKLFNEMRRRGVRPNQITFGTLITVLCKNPRLHLPQAFKVKKEMERVFKIKPNAFVYSNLIKAVCEVGDFDSAFRLKDEMVRNNLKLDVVVYNTLVSEFLKAGKKDLGFRVLEEMKSGGVKPDSVTCNVLIGEFCREGNFEEACRVLDDGLEGVKPDVFGYNVVIGWLCKEGKWREADDLFRDMPRRQCVPDVVTYRTLFDGLCRCMQFEEAGLVLEEMIFEGYVPRSLSLNEFVGMLCKEGDLELLGKVLSCLVDGGFCCEDVWRTLVLLVCKSENLLGAFELFDELVLA; this is encoded by the coding sequence ATGTCCACTCCCAAACCCATATCCTCCTTCCGACTCAGCTCCCTCCTCCGCTCCCAGAAAGACCCCTCCGTCGCCCTCCAACTCTTCCTCAACCCAAACCCTGACCACCCCTCCCCTCGCCCCTTCCGCCACTCCCTCCGCTCCTACAACCTCATCATCACCAAACTTGCCCAAGCCAAAATGTTCCCCCAAATGGAACAACTCCTCAACCAACTCCACACCCAAACGCGCTTCACTACCCCCGAGCCCCTCCTCCGCCACGTCATCGCCTCCTACGCCCGCGCCCGCCTCCCATCGCGCGCCCTCCGCACCTTCCTCTCCATCCCCTCCCCCTCCCTCCGCTCCTTCAACTCCCTCCTCCACGCGCTGCTCCTCTGCCGCGACTTCCCCTCCCTCACGCGCCTCCTCCCGCACCTCCCCCGCTTCCGAGGCCCCGACGCCTGCTCCTACAACATCCTTATACGCGCGTGTTCGCTCACCGACGACCACCATCGGGCGTGGAAGCTGTTTAACGAAATGCGCAGGCGCGGCGTACGTCCGAATCAAATTACGTTCGGAACTCTGATTACCGTGCTGTGCAAAAACCCTCGATTGCACCTCCCCCAGGCGTTTAAGGTGAAGAAAGAGATGGAGCGGGTTTTTAAAATTAAGCCTAATGCTTTTGTGTACAGTAATTTGATTAAAGCTGTTTGCGAGGTAGGTGATTTTGATTCCGCGTTTAGGTTGAAAGATGAGATGGTGAGGAACAATTTGAAGCTTGATGTTGTGGTGTACAACACTTTGGTTTCGGAATTTTTAAAAGCGGGGAAGAAGGAtctagggtttagggttttggaGGAGATGAAGAGTGGTGGTGTGAAGCCGGATTCTGTGACGTGTAATGTGTTGATTGGGGAGTTTTGTAGGGAGGGGAATTTTGAAGAGGCTTGTAGGGTTTTGGATGATGGGTTGGAGGGTGTGAAGCCTGATGTTTTTGGCTACAATGTGGTTATTGGTTGGCTGTGTAAAGAGGGGAAATGGAGGGAGGCTGATGATTTGTTTAGGGACATGCCAAGGCGGCAGTGTGTTCCTGATGTTGTGACGTACCGCACACTGTTTGATGGGCTTTGCCGGTGTATGCAGTTTGAGGAAGCTGGGTTGGTTTTGGAGGAGATGATTTTTGAAGGCTATGTTCCACGTTCCTTGAGTTTGAATGAGTTTGTTGGTATGTTGTGCAAGGAAGGGGATTTAGAGTTGCTAGGGAAGGTTTTGAGTTGTTTGGTAGATGGGGGATTTTGCTGTGAGGATGTGTGGAGAACTTTGGTTTTATTGGTTTGTAAGTCGGAAAACTTGTTGGGAGCTTTTGAGCTTTTTGATGAATTGGTGTTGGCATGA